Genomic DNA from Niallia circulans:
CAGCGGTGGTTGAGCAATATAAATATATCCTGCTTCTACAATTTTTCTCATATAGCGGTAGAAGAAAGTGAGCAGCAGTGTTCGTATATGTGCTCCATCGACGTCCGCATCTGTCATAATAACAACCTTATGATATCTAGCCTTAGAAATATCATAATCTTCGCCAATACCAGTACCGATAGCGGTAATCATAGAGCGAACCTCATTATTTGAAAGGATACGATCTAATCTAGCTTTTTCAACATTAAGGATTTTTCCTCTTAACGGTAGAATCGCCTGGAAGTGTCGATCTCTTCCCGATTTCGCCGAACCACCTGCGGAGTCACCCTCAACTATAAATAATTCACTTATCGCAGGATCTTTAGAAGAACAATCTGCTAATTTACCAGGCAAGCTGGAAACTTCCAATGCACTTTTTCTACGTGTCAATTCCCTTGCTTTTTTAGCGGCTATTCTGGCTCTTAACGCCATTTGACCCTTATCTACAATCTTCCTTGCAACCGAAGGATTTTCAAGTAGGAATTTTTCAAAATGCTCCGCAAAAATTGTGTCTGTGATTGCACGGACTTCAGAGTTTCCTAATTTTGTTTTCGTCTGCCCTTCGAATTGAGGATCAGGGTGTTTAATAGATACTATAGCAACTATTCCTTCCCTTACATCCTCTCCAGACAGGTTTGCTTCAGAATCCTTAAGAACTCCATTTTTTCTTGCATAGTCATTAATTGCTCTAGTCAAAGCCGTTTTAAAGCCGGATTCATGTGTACCGCCTTCATGTGTGTTGATATTATTAGCAAACGAGAAGATGTTTCCTGTATAGCCGTCGTTATATTGGAGTGAAACCTCAACAGTAATGCCTTCCTTTTCTCCCTCAATATAGATAGGTTCTTCAAACAGGACCTCTTTATTGCGATTCAAATGCTCTACGTAGGACTTTATCCCACCTTCATAGTGGTATTCCTTACGCTTCTCCATACCTTCTCTTGTATCTTCTATCGTGATTTTAATATTACGATTCAAGAAGGCTAACTCTCTAATTCTATTTGCTAATGTTTCATAATCGTACTCGAGAGTCTCTTTGAAGATTTCCCCATCTGGCTGAAATCTTGTTGTAGTACCTGTTACATCAGACTCACCGACAATCTCAAGATCTGCCTGTGGAACCCCTTTTTTATACTGTTGATAATAAATGTTTCCATCCCGGTGAACATAGACTTCCAATAGGGAAGAAAGGGCGTTAACAACAGAAGCACCAACACCATGAAGACCTCCGGATACTTTGTACCCTCCACCACCAAATTTACCGCCGGCGTGAAGCACTGTCATGATTACTTCAACTGCAGGTCTTCCCATCTTTTCATGAATCCCGACAGGAATACCGCGTCCATTATCCTTAACTGTAATGCTGTTATCTTTTTCTATTATGACATTGATTTCATCGCAGTAACCTGCCAACGCTTCATCAATACTGTTATCTACAATTTCCCATACGAGATGGTGCAAGCCTTTTCCACTTGTTGAGCCAATATACATTCCGGGTCTTTTGCGGACTGCTTCTAATCCTTCAAGTACCTGTATCTGACTTTCATCATAGGATTGTTGCTCCATTGGATCATGTTCCATTGACAAATTGATCACCTTACTTTCTATTGACATCCTAAATTTGCTCTATGCTACCCTATTAGACACATCAACACTAATAATCCTGTGTCGTTAGTCTGTATGACCGCCTCTTTAGTGTATTGGAAGCAATTGGAGAATAATAAATGGCATCCTTCGTAATTACAATAGATTTAAAAGCATTACGATCACCACTTATGGTAGTCTCCTTTTGCGTATTTAAAAATTCAGTTGTTATCTCAGAGGAACCAATTGTTTGTTTGTCTAAAATTGTAATGATATCTACAGTTCTTATAAGCACATTATCACCAATATGAACGTACACTTTTTCACCTCAAAGCTATTGAATCTTTTTCATCGTTCCTGCTTCCACTTGGAATGTGGAAGCTTCTTTTAATGTTTGATGATCGATTCCATCCACATTCGTCGTTGTCACGAATGTCTGTACTTTCCCTTGGATGGTATTCAAAAGATGAGATTGTCGATAATCATCTAATTCAGAGAGCACATCATCTAATAAGAGGATAGGATACTCGCGGATTTCCGCATGTATGAGTTCAATTTCTGCCATTTTTATCGAAAGTGCTGTTGTTCTTTGCTGACCTTGTGAACCAAAAGTTTGAACATCTCTTCCATTAACAAAAAACAATAAATCATCTCGATGTGGGCCGAATAAGGTCATGCCTCGGTCAATCTCTCTTTTTTTCACACTGGCAAACTTTTCTTCGTATACTCTTCTCATTTTCGACAAATCGAGGTCTTCTGATACATCTGCCGAGGGTTTATACTGAATTTCCAACGTTTCTAATCCTCTTGATATTCCTTTGTGAATCGGAATTGCCCAATTTCCCAGAAGTTCTAAGAACTCAAAACGCTTTGATATTATTTTCACTGCCATGTCAATAAACTGTTCTGTCAGTATTTCAAGCATGGTGTGATCTGACTGCTTATTCATCTGCAGCTGCTTTAAGTATGTATTCCGCTGCTGCAATACCTTTTGGTACTGGCTCATATCATGCAAGTAAACAGGTGATATTTGCCCTATCTCCATATCAATAAATCTCCTTCTGATTTGGGGACTTCCCTTAACAAGGTTAAGGTCTTCCGGTGCAAACATCACAACATTCATATTACCAATATATTGGCTTAACTTACGCTGCTCAATATGGTTGTACTTAGCTTTTTTTCCTTTTTTAGACACAACTAACTGCATGGGTAAGGTCCCATGTGCTTTTTTTAATCTACCTTCTATTTTAGCATAATCGGAGTCCCAACGAATAAGATCTTTATCGTTTGAAGTTCTGTGGGATTTAGCCATAGCTAAAACATAGATAGATTCCATCACATTTGTTTTCCCTTGTGCGTTTTCCCCCAGAATGACATTGACCTTGTTTTCAAATTCTACTTCTAGGTCCTCATAATTACGGTAATTCCTCAAATGCAGTTGCTCAATAAACATAAGGGATCATCCTTTTTTTACAGAACTGTGAATGTGCCAATAGAAGGGATTTCGATCTTGTCGCCTGCTCTTAATTTTCTGCCTCTGCGCTGATCCTGTTCTCCATTGATATACACTTCATGTTCACTTAAAAACCATTTTGCCATTCCACCAGATTGAATAATGTCTGCAAGCTTTAGAAATTGGCCTAACGTTATATACTCCGTATCGATCTTAATTTGATTGTTCATTTTTTCACTCTTTCAAGTTTAATCGTATCTCTCTATTTTACTAAAAATTTTAAGGATACACAAAGGAAACTGAAATATTTCTATAAATTAGTAGTATTCAGGACATTTTACAAGTGAATTTGACGATACTTTTTTTAAAATAAAAAATTTATTCATAAAAAGATGATCATCGTAATAAATATCTTTTGAAGGAAAATAGGATGCCCCAAACGGGACACCCTATTCAAAAGTCATTGCTTAGTATGTTCTTACTGGAAGGATAAGCTGCAAGATAGAATCATCGTTTAATGGATTAATGACGAATGGTCGCATTGCACCAGTGAAATTAATTTTCACTTCTGTTCCCTCTAAAGCTTTTAAAGCATCCATCATGTATTTTGCACTAAAAGAAATTTTTAGTTCTTCGCCATTAATTGACTCACTAACAAGCTCTTCAACAACTTTACCGATTTCTGGTGTAAAAGAAGAAATTTCAATAACATCTTGACCAATAGTCGAGAATTTAACGACGTTATTACGCCCCTCTCTTGCCAACAAGGAAGCACGATCAATAGCTTGTAAAAATTCCTTGGCATTAACCACAATCTCTGTTTTGCTTTCTGTCGGAATAAGACGGTTTGTATCAGGATAATTCCCTTCAAGAAGACGAGAGAAGAATAAAATATGCTTCGCCTTGAATAGAATTTGGTTTTCGGTAACAACAATTTCCACTGGCTCATTATGATCATCTAAAATCCGGTTCAATTCATTTAAACTTTTTCCTGGAATAACAATATTAAATGTCTGTTCTGTATTTGCATCTATTTTAGCTTTTCTTAGAGCAAGGCGATGGCTATCTGTTGCAATACAGATTAAATCATCATTTTCAATCTTCCAGTTTACACCTGTCAACACTGGGCGTGTTTCTGAGGTGGACACCGCAAAAACAGTTTGCTTAATAATATTCTTTAACAGGTCAGTTGGGATCTTAAAGATATTTTCTTCGGAAATTTGTGGTAGATGCGGATATTCCTCTGAATCAAGACCGTTTAAGTTAAACTCAGATTTTCCTGAGCGAATGACTGTTTGCAGGTTATCCACTTCAATCTCAACTTGACTCGTAGGAAGTTTTTTCACGATTTCACTAAAGAATTTGGCTTGCAGCACGATTGATCCAGAACGTTGAACTTCTACAATGACTGCATCGTTTTCTTCTTTAGGAATGAAAGATTCAATGGAAATATCAGAATCACTTCCTGTTAGAGTTACGCCTTCTTCTGTCGCTACAATTTTTATACCTGTAAGAATAGGAATCGTCGTTCTGCTAGTTATAGCTTTCATTACATCCTGTACACTTTGTACAAGATTTTCTTTTTGGATGATAAATTTCATAATTGATCCTCCGTCATCATTATTTTTAATTGCGTATTTTATAATAATATTTCTTTAAAAGATCGTAGTAATAGTAGTAGGCCCTGTTAATTTGTGGACAACTCGATTTTTCAAAGGAAACACAGTCTATCCACATGTGGATAGACTGTGTCTAAGTTAGTGAAAGTTATACACAGTATTCAGCTTTATACTTTTAATAATTCATTGATTTCCTTCAGCTGCTTTTGCAGGATGGAATCAGATACTAGTAGTTTTGAGATCTTTTCATGCGCATGGATAACTGTAGTGTGATCTCTTCCACCGAATTCTTCGCCAATCTTCGGAAGGGAAAAGTCAGTAAGCTCTCGTGATAAATACATAGCAATCTGTCTAGGAAAAGCAATGGACTTCGTTCGTTTTTTGGCTTTGAAATCCTCTAGCTTTACACTGAAAAGCTCCCCGACTACTTTTTGTATATCATGTATTGTAATTACGCGCGGCTTTGAGCTAGGGACGATATCTTTTAATGCCTCTGCCGCAAGATCAGCATTAATGTCTTTGTTGATTAAAGAGGAATAAGCAACAACTCTTATGAGCGCTCCTTCTAGTTCACGAATGTTGGAATCAATTTGATTTGCGATATACAGCATAACCTCATTTGGAATATCCAAACCATCTGCTTTAGCCTTTTTTCGGAGAATCGCGATTCTTGTCTCCAAATCAGGAGGGGTAATATCTGTTATAAGTCCCCATTCAAATCGTGAACGAAGCCTGTCTTCCAAAGTCGGAATCTCTTTTGGTGGTCTATCACTGGATATGATAATTTGTTTGCTTTCCTCGTGCAGCGTGTTAAATGTATGGAAAAATTCTTCCTGTGTTGATTCTTTTCCAGCAAGGAACTGAATATCATCTATAAGAAGCACATCCACATTCCGATATTTGTCGCGGAATTCTGCGCCTTTATTGTCTCGAATACTATTGATGAACTCGTTAGTGAACTTTTCTGAAGATAAATAAACAACCTTCGCCGCAGGGTTATGATCTAAAACATAATGTCCAATTGCATGCATTAAATGGGTTTTTCCAAGTCCTACGCCCCCATATATAAATAGTGGATTATAGGCTTTTGCTGGTGCTTCCGCTACTGCCAGTGAAGCAGCATGAGCAAATCGGTTTCCCGATCCAATTACAAATGTATCAAAGGTATATTTTGAATTAAGTATTGTCTGTTCAGTTGTTTCTTCCTCTTTTTTCTTTTGTTTAGAGGAGATTTGAAGATCAAATTCTTCTTCCTTTTGATTACGAGGAATTATGAATTTTACACCAAGTTCTTCACCAGTTATTTCGTAAAGAATGTCAGAAATAAGCTGGGAGTATCGTTCTTCCAACCAGTCTCGAGCAAATTCGTTAGGAGCTGTTACGATTAAGCTATCACCTTGAAGGGCATGTGCCTTCGTTGCTTTTAGCCATGTATCAAAGCTTGGTTTGCTGATTTTTTTTTCGATATTGCCTAAAGCTTTATCCCATAGATCCGCAATATTTTCCAACCAATTTCCCTCCTTTTTCTTTTTATTTGCGTGCTGAAAAGAACAGATCTTTTAAATATGTGCTAATCTGCCAGTATTATTAATTATGATCTGTGGAAAAATATATAATAAGGAAGTAAAGTAGCATTTCGACAGTATCCACTATTTGTGGACAACTATTTCAAGAGATGTCTAATAAGCTGTCCACATCTTATCCACACTCTGTGGATAATTTAGTTATACACAGAAATTATTCAAATGTGAAAACAAAACTATAATATCAAAAAATCATAATAACTGCAATGGTTTTTCATATCTTATCCACAAGCGAAACAAGTTGTTGATAATAAATGTCCACAGGTTATTAGTTTGTTAAAAACCTGTAAATAAGTATTGTGGATATTAAAAAAAATGTCGAAATTTTATCCACAACCAGCAGAGTGATTTTTTTTCGACAAAGATTTAGAAGATTTTATTGCTTGTAGTAAAGAGTTTATAGGCGAAAATCGGGAACCTTTTAAAGTGTAAAATGACAGC
This window encodes:
- the gyrB gene encoding DNA topoisomerase (ATP-hydrolyzing) subunit B, translating into MEHDPMEQQSYDESQIQVLEGLEAVRKRPGMYIGSTSGKGLHHLVWEIVDNSIDEALAGYCDEINVIIEKDNSITVKDNGRGIPVGIHEKMGRPAVEVIMTVLHAGGKFGGGGYKVSGGLHGVGASVVNALSSLLEVYVHRDGNIYYQQYKKGVPQADLEIVGESDVTGTTTRFQPDGEIFKETLEYDYETLANRIRELAFLNRNIKITIEDTREGMEKRKEYHYEGGIKSYVEHLNRNKEVLFEEPIYIEGEKEGITVEVSLQYNDGYTGNIFSFANNINTHEGGTHESGFKTALTRAINDYARKNGVLKDSEANLSGEDVREGIVAIVSIKHPDPQFEGQTKTKLGNSEVRAITDTIFAEHFEKFLLENPSVARKIVDKGQMALRARIAAKKARELTRRKSALEVSSLPGKLADCSSKDPAISELFIVEGDSAGGSAKSGRDRHFQAILPLRGKILNVEKARLDRILSNNEVRSMITAIGTGIGEDYDISKARYHKVVIMTDADVDGAHIRTLLLTFFYRYMRKIVEAGYIYIAQPPLYSVKQGKKLEYAYNDRQLTEVLANLPASPKPNIQRYKGLGEMNAEQLWDTTMDPATRVLLQVSLDDAIEADETFEMLMGDKVEPRRNFIEENAVYVKNLDV
- the remB gene encoding extracellular matrix regulator RemB, which gives rise to MYVHIGDNVLIRTVDIITILDKQTIGSSEITTEFLNTQKETTISGDRNAFKSIVITKDAIYYSPIASNTLKRRSYRLTTQDY
- the recF gene encoding DNA replication/repair protein RecF (All proteins in this family for which functions are known are DNA-binding proteins that assist the filamentation of RecA onto DNA for the initiation of recombination or recombinational repair.) gives rise to the protein MFIEQLHLRNYRNYEDLEVEFENKVNVILGENAQGKTNVMESIYVLAMAKSHRTSNDKDLIRWDSDYAKIEGRLKKAHGTLPMQLVVSKKGKKAKYNHIEQRKLSQYIGNMNVVMFAPEDLNLVKGSPQIRRRFIDMEIGQISPVYLHDMSQYQKVLQQRNTYLKQLQMNKQSDHTMLEILTEQFIDMAVKIISKRFEFLELLGNWAIPIHKGISRGLETLEIQYKPSADVSEDLDLSKMRRVYEEKFASVKKREIDRGMTLFGPHRDDLLFFVNGRDVQTFGSQGQQRTTALSIKMAEIELIHAEIREYPILLLDDVLSELDDYRQSHLLNTIQGKVQTFVTTTNVDGIDHQTLKEASTFQVEAGTMKKIQ
- the yaaA gene encoding S4 domain-containing protein YaaA yields the protein MNNQIKIDTEYITLGQFLKLADIIQSGGMAKWFLSEHEVYINGEQDQRRGRKLRAGDKIEIPSIGTFTVL
- the dnaN gene encoding DNA polymerase III subunit beta, with product MKFIIQKENLVQSVQDVMKAITSRTTIPILTGIKIVATEEGVTLTGSDSDISIESFIPKEENDAVIVEVQRSGSIVLQAKFFSEIVKKLPTSQVEIEVDNLQTVIRSGKSEFNLNGLDSEEYPHLPQISEENIFKIPTDLLKNIIKQTVFAVSTSETRPVLTGVNWKIENDDLICIATDSHRLALRKAKIDANTEQTFNIVIPGKSLNELNRILDDHNEPVEIVVTENQILFKAKHILFFSRLLEGNYPDTNRLIPTESKTEIVVNAKEFLQAIDRASLLAREGRNNVVKFSTIGQDVIEISSFTPEIGKVVEELVSESINGEELKISFSAKYMMDALKALEGTEVKINFTGAMRPFVINPLNDDSILQLILPVRTY
- the dnaA gene encoding chromosomal replication initiator protein DnaA, producing MENIADLWDKALGNIEKKISKPSFDTWLKATKAHALQGDSLIVTAPNEFARDWLEERYSQLISDILYEITGEELGVKFIIPRNQKEEEFDLQISSKQKKKEEETTEQTILNSKYTFDTFVIGSGNRFAHAASLAVAEAPAKAYNPLFIYGGVGLGKTHLMHAIGHYVLDHNPAAKVVYLSSEKFTNEFINSIRDNKGAEFRDKYRNVDVLLIDDIQFLAGKESTQEEFFHTFNTLHEESKQIIISSDRPPKEIPTLEDRLRSRFEWGLITDITPPDLETRIAILRKKAKADGLDIPNEVMLYIANQIDSNIRELEGALIRVVAYSSLINKDINADLAAEALKDIVPSSKPRVITIHDIQKVVGELFSVKLEDFKAKKRTKSIAFPRQIAMYLSRELTDFSLPKIGEEFGGRDHTTVIHAHEKISKLLVSDSILQKQLKEINELLKV